In Paenibacillus sp. 1781tsa1, one DNA window encodes the following:
- a CDS encoding LLM class flavin-dependent oxidoreductase, producing MEIGVTSFVETKPDTETGVVMSHAQRLREVVEEIVLADQVGLDVFGIGEHHRDDYAASSPAMVLSAAAPLTKRIRLTSAVTVLSSADPVRVFQDFATLDGLSNGRAEIIAGRGSFIESFPLFGYNLHDYEDLFNENIELLLKLRESEKVTWSGGHRSAIHNLGVYPRPVQDSIPVWIGSGGTQESAIRAGILGLPLVLAIIGGNPTKFAPLVQMYKKAAAHAGHDVSQLRVGSHSIGFVAEDTEKAAELFFPSTQYGMNKLGKERGWAYYDRSSYDAARRSDGALYVGDPETVAQKIIHLRKHVGITRFMMYVPLSTMPHELVMRAIELLGTEVAPRVREEISKWEAEMR from the coding sequence ATGGAAATAGGAGTTACTTCATTCGTAGAAACAAAGCCTGATACTGAGACAGGAGTAGTCATGAGTCACGCTCAGCGATTGCGAGAAGTCGTTGAAGAAATCGTCCTAGCAGATCAGGTAGGACTTGACGTGTTTGGCATAGGTGAGCATCATCGTGATGATTATGCAGCATCTTCACCAGCAATGGTGTTGTCCGCTGCGGCGCCCCTCACAAAACGAATTCGATTGACAAGTGCTGTGACGGTCCTTTCTTCAGCAGATCCTGTCCGTGTGTTTCAGGATTTTGCCACACTTGACGGTCTCTCCAATGGACGTGCCGAGATTATAGCGGGCCGAGGTTCCTTCATTGAATCCTTTCCGCTGTTTGGTTATAACCTGCATGACTACGAGGATTTATTCAATGAAAACATTGAACTGCTTCTGAAATTACGGGAATCGGAGAAAGTAACATGGAGTGGAGGTCATCGATCAGCGATACATAATTTGGGGGTGTACCCGCGTCCTGTTCAGGATTCTATACCTGTATGGATCGGTAGCGGAGGTACCCAGGAGTCTGCCATACGTGCTGGAATTCTAGGTCTGCCACTAGTTTTGGCAATTATCGGTGGAAATCCAACGAAATTTGCGCCGCTTGTACAAATGTATAAAAAAGCGGCAGCTCATGCGGGTCATGATGTATCACAGCTTCGAGTAGGTTCACATTCTATCGGATTTGTTGCAGAAGATACGGAAAAGGCCGCAGAACTCTTTTTCCCGTCCACTCAGTACGGCATGAATAAACTCGGCAAAGAGCGAGGGTGGGCATATTATGATCGTTCCAGCTATGATGCTGCCCGCCGTTCTGATGGTGCGTTGTATGTAGGTGATCCGGAGACAGTTGCTCAAAAAATTATTCATCTGCGCAAACATGTAGGAATTACACGTTTCATGATGTATGTCCCTTTAAGCACGATGCCACATGAGTTGGTAATGCGGGCTATTGAATTGCTCGGTACAGAGGTTGCACCGCGAGTACGAGAGGAAATTTCCAAATGGGAAGCTGAAATGAGATAA
- a CDS encoding family 43 glycosylhydrolase: MNKQGLNPYLPSWEYVPDSEPYVFNERVYVYGSHDRFNGHAFCLNDYVCWSAPVNDLGDWRNEGVIYRKTDDPLNPNGHMCLYAPDVTVGPDGRYYLYYVLDKVPVVSVAVCDTPAGKYEFYGYVQYGDGTRLGEREGDEPQFDPGVMTEGQHTYLYTGFCAAGDQSRHGAMSTMLGPDMLTIVEEPVFVAPSEPYSEGSGYEGHEFFEAPSIRKRGDTYYLVYSSIVMHELCYATSLFPNRGFTYQGVIVSNCDLHIDSYKPADKPMYYGGNNHGSIVEINGDWYVFYHRHTNGDAFNRQGCIEKISFEEDGSIPQVEMTSCGPSGRPLEGKGEYPAYLACNLLTRDDQKYTGGFGAGAWLDSRFPKITQDGRDGDEEIGYIANMVESATAGFKYFDCRGIRQVSIKVRGYCHGAFEVKTAWDGPVLGTIPVHFTNHWKPYSAEITIPDGVQALYFTYRGSGSASLASFILA; the protein is encoded by the coding sequence ATGAATAAACAAGGTTTGAATCCATATCTTCCATCCTGGGAGTACGTACCTGATAGTGAGCCTTATGTATTCAATGAAAGAGTGTATGTGTATGGTTCACATGACCGTTTTAACGGACATGCCTTCTGTCTGAACGATTATGTATGCTGGTCTGCACCCGTGAATGACCTTGGGGATTGGAGAAATGAAGGGGTGATCTACCGAAAAACAGATGACCCACTGAATCCGAATGGACATATGTGTCTGTATGCGCCAGATGTAACAGTGGGGCCCGATGGGCGGTATTATCTGTATTATGTGCTGGATAAGGTACCCGTTGTTTCGGTGGCTGTATGTGACACACCTGCCGGCAAATATGAATTCTATGGTTATGTACAATATGGCGACGGCACTCGTCTGGGTGAAAGAGAAGGGGACGAGCCCCAGTTCGATCCCGGCGTGATGACTGAAGGACAGCACACTTATCTATATACCGGCTTCTGTGCGGCCGGAGATCAATCCAGACATGGCGCGATGTCCACGATGCTAGGTCCGGATATGCTGACGATTGTGGAAGAACCTGTATTCGTAGCACCAAGCGAGCCTTACAGTGAGGGCAGCGGTTATGAGGGCCATGAATTTTTTGAAGCGCCTTCCATCCGGAAGAGAGGGGATACCTACTACCTAGTGTATTCCTCTATCGTTATGCATGAATTATGTTATGCCACCAGCCTATTTCCAAACAGAGGATTTACATATCAGGGCGTCATCGTAAGCAACTGTGATCTCCATATCGACTCCTACAAACCTGCTGACAAACCCATGTATTATGGAGGCAATAACCATGGCAGCATTGTGGAGATTAACGGAGACTGGTATGTCTTCTATCACCGTCATACCAATGGGGACGCATTCAACCGCCAGGGTTGTATTGAGAAGATATCTTTTGAAGAGGACGGCAGCATTCCTCAGGTGGAAATGACCTCCTGTGGTCCGAGTGGTAGACCGCTTGAAGGAAAAGGCGAGTACCCCGCATATCTTGCATGTAATCTTTTGACCAGAGATGATCAGAAGTACACGGGAGGTTTCGGGGCAGGCGCCTGGCTGGACAGCCGATTTCCGAAGATAACCCAGGATGGAAGAGATGGTGATGAAGAGATCGGTTATATTGCCAACATGGTTGAATCCGCAACGGCAGGGTTTAAGTATTTTGATTGCCGAGGAATTCGCCAGGTCTCGATCAAGGTACGGGGATATTGTCACGGGGCATTTGAGGTCAAAACCGCATGGGACGGTCCTGTCCTCGGTACAATCCCGGTACATTTCACAAATCATTGGAAACCCTATTCAGCCGAGATAACGATTCCGGATGGTGTACAGGCTTTGTATTTTACGTACAGAGGTTCAGGAAGTGCCAGCCTTGCATCATTTATTTTAGCGTAA
- a CDS encoding alpha/beta hydrolase: MSIETRILPELREVYSQFPGFELEKNLEWSRSLVAATSVKSSEHVTTTSRQIPREGGEMLVKIYEPAERTNDLLPAMLWIHGGGYVLGHPDMDDKLCERFVQTAGCIVVSVDYRLAPEHPYPAAIEDCYAGLVWMTVEAATLGIDVNRVAIAGASGGGGLTAALALMARDKGGPSIIFQMPLYPMLDNRNITPSSHEIIEEDSIWNRTDNVAAWNMYLGEGNDGSGSSSYAVPSRTENLAGLPPAYTCVGQLDLFRDETMDYVARLAQAGVDVEFHLYPGCFHLFEIFAPETEVSQRAVKGYMDAMARALHPSSTLE; the protein is encoded by the coding sequence ATGAGTATTGAGACACGGATATTACCAGAACTAAGAGAGGTATATTCACAATTTCCAGGGTTTGAATTGGAGAAAAATCTAGAGTGGAGCAGAAGTTTAGTAGCGGCTACCTCTGTGAAGAGCTCAGAGCATGTTACCACAACCAGTCGGCAAATTCCGAGGGAAGGAGGCGAGATGCTGGTCAAAATATATGAGCCAGCCGAACGAACGAATGATTTACTACCAGCCATGTTATGGATTCACGGGGGCGGATACGTGTTAGGACATCCAGATATGGACGACAAATTGTGCGAACGTTTTGTTCAGACAGCAGGATGTATTGTCGTATCAGTCGATTATAGGCTCGCTCCCGAGCATCCTTATCCTGCAGCGATTGAAGATTGTTATGCTGGATTGGTATGGATGACGGTGGAGGCAGCAACGCTTGGCATTGATGTGAATCGGGTTGCCATTGCCGGTGCAAGCGGTGGTGGCGGGCTGACAGCAGCACTGGCGCTGATGGCACGTGATAAAGGAGGTCCGTCGATTATCTTTCAAATGCCATTGTACCCGATGTTAGATAATCGTAACATCACGCCATCTAGTCATGAGATTATAGAAGAGGATTCAATCTGGAACCGAACGGACAACGTGGCTGCTTGGAATATGTACCTTGGTGAGGGGAACGATGGCAGTGGGAGTTCTTCTTACGCAGTACCTTCGAGAACAGAGAACTTGGCCGGATTGCCGCCAGCCTATACTTGTGTAGGTCAGCTCGATCTGTTTCGGGACGAGACGATGGACTATGTGGCACGATTAGCACAAGCAGGTGTGGATGTTGAATTTCACCTCTATCCAGGTTGCTTCCATCTTTTCGAAATTTTTGCTCCGGAAACAGAAGTGAGTCAGCGTGCTGTTAAGGGTTATATGGATGCAATGGCTCGTGCACTTCATCCCAGTAGCACCCTTGAATAA
- a CDS encoding AraC family transcriptional regulator, producing the protein MTKLSEAVYLGRLPDVRMSFQLLGLHARKVDSSWTYPSHEHSMYEVHWMMDGQMNMVVNGQLYSQTVGDLLFIRPGMTHSCTGAGPEGFTYFSVHFSVHDTSFCRELNRCKDIYYPANSNLALGLSSSLSTLYNLATEHLSSSLSSSKQMKVHAAVFELLGSLVGQLSQQASVRLSRKETIAHQIAEHIEDSVRYIHLHGEIQESERTWIQDIAKSLSISPSQVNRIFRQVYGIAPRKFLSETLLNEAQRLLKQTDLNIDHIAMMLGYKTNAHFSRQFKRWTGIAPSEFRSHSQQAVETNDADN; encoded by the coding sequence GTGACCAAGCTTTCGGAAGCCGTGTATTTAGGTCGTCTGCCCGATGTTCGCATGTCTTTTCAATTATTGGGGCTACATGCAAGAAAAGTGGATTCAAGCTGGACTTATCCGTCTCATGAGCATTCAATGTATGAAGTGCACTGGATGATGGACGGCCAGATGAATATGGTTGTTAACGGACAGTTATACAGTCAGACCGTAGGCGATCTTTTGTTTATTCGCCCTGGTATGACGCATTCCTGTACGGGTGCCGGACCGGAGGGATTCACATACTTTTCCGTGCATTTCAGTGTACATGATACTTCCTTTTGCAGAGAACTCAACCGTTGCAAAGACATCTATTACCCGGCAAATTCGAATTTGGCTCTAGGGCTTTCTTCTTCCCTGTCTACCTTGTATAATCTGGCCACAGAGCATTTGTCGAGTTCACTATCTTCTTCCAAGCAGATGAAGGTACATGCCGCTGTGTTCGAACTGCTAGGTTCTCTGGTCGGACAATTATCTCAGCAAGCCTCCGTTAGGTTGTCGAGAAAAGAAACCATTGCCCATCAGATTGCTGAGCACATTGAGGATTCGGTGAGATATATCCATCTTCATGGGGAGATTCAGGAGAGCGAGCGAACCTGGATTCAGGACATTGCCAAATCGCTGAGCATTAGTCCGTCACAGGTTAATCGTATATTTCGGCAGGTTTACGGCATCGCTCCGCGTAAATTTCTATCGGAAACCCTTCTGAACGAAGCGCAGCGCTTGTTAAAACAAACCGACCTGAACATAGATCATATTGCGATGATGCTGGGGTATAAGACCAATGCGCATTTCAGCCGCCAGTTCAAGCGGTGGACAGGCATCGCGCCAAGTGAATTTCGCAGTCATTCGCAGCAGGCTGTAGAAACCAACGATGCGGATAACTAA
- a CDS encoding TetR/AcrR family transcriptional regulator yields MLLIARTKEFDKNQALHQAMLLFWKKGYEAASIPDLLDVMGISRSSLYDTFSDKQTLYRVALEHYKNGSSNKQTILEQASNVRDGILQFFEYHIASAYDTSLPGGCFVTNTATTLESPDEQINVLIQTSFSDLEQAFCHLLEKGQQSGEIDKTTDIQTLSYLLLNLHQSINIMAKTGQNPERARKMISLVIASI; encoded by the coding sequence GTGTTACTTATCGCCAGGACAAAAGAATTTGACAAAAATCAAGCGTTACACCAAGCGATGCTGTTGTTTTGGAAAAAAGGATACGAGGCGGCCAGCATACCGGATTTACTGGATGTGATGGGCATTAGTCGATCCAGTCTTTATGATACGTTTTCCGACAAGCAAACCTTGTACAGAGTTGCCCTGGAGCATTATAAAAATGGGAGTTCCAATAAGCAGACCATTCTTGAACAAGCATCCAACGTTAGAGATGGAATTCTTCAATTTTTTGAATATCATATTGCTTCAGCATACGATACCAGCCTACCGGGCGGATGTTTTGTAACGAATACAGCTACAACATTGGAGTCACCAGATGAACAGATAAATGTCTTGATCCAGACTAGTTTTTCGGATTTGGAACAAGCTTTTTGTCACCTTCTGGAGAAGGGTCAACAATCGGGAGAGATAGATAAAACAACCGATATCCAAACATTGTCTTATTTATTGCTGAATTTACATCAAAGCATAAATATTATGGCCAAAACGGGTCAGAATCCGGAACGTGCCAGAAAGATGATTAGCTTAGTAATTGCAAGTATATAA
- a CDS encoding ROK family protein, whose protein sequence is MRPERFSDLVVINLFNPEVIIIGGGMSAAGDRLLNTVRDTIEKHALRLSSRAC, encoded by the coding sequence ATGAGACCGGAAAGATTCTCTGATTTGGTCGTAATCAATCTGTTTAATCCGGAAGTGATTATTATCGGTGGAGGAATGTCGGCAGCCGGTGATCGATTGCTGAATACAGTGCGTGACACTATTGAGAAACATGCGTTAAGGCTCTCATCCCGTGCATGTTAA
- a CDS encoding fumarylacetoacetate hydrolase family protein encodes MRIIRFLDGQQKWLAAVTDDEKAYRLPQADFMTLIHQAKEQGISPVQLVESAFKPLNKLTDDWTTLHLITPVDAPEVWAAGVTYQRSREARNYEATDGKMDATTFYDKVYDAERPEIFFKSTAARTVGPNDAVTLRSDSTWQIPEPELGLVLAGDGSIVGYIAGNDMSCRDIEGENPLYLPQAKMWRNSCSIGPAIRLAETVQNPYAFSIVCEIYRAGELVVKSEANTSELNRKLDELVSFLARDNDLFDGTVLLTGTSIVPPNEFTLEPGDRIEISISDIGTLVNSVISN; translated from the coding sequence ATGCGAATTATTCGATTTCTGGACGGGCAACAAAAGTGGCTGGCAGCCGTTACGGATGATGAAAAAGCCTATCGTTTGCCGCAAGCCGATTTTATGACTTTGATCCATCAAGCAAAAGAACAAGGGATATCACCTGTTCAACTTGTTGAAAGCGCTTTTAAACCATTAAACAAGCTGACGGATGATTGGACTACCTTGCACCTGATCACGCCAGTGGATGCCCCGGAAGTATGGGCGGCAGGTGTTACGTATCAACGCAGCAGGGAAGCGAGAAATTATGAAGCTACGGATGGAAAAATGGATGCAACGACCTTTTACGATAAGGTATACGATGCGGAAAGACCCGAAATCTTCTTTAAATCTACGGCAGCACGAACGGTAGGTCCGAATGATGCCGTCACGCTCCGAAGCGACTCCACGTGGCAGATCCCGGAGCCTGAGCTTGGATTGGTGCTTGCGGGTGACGGAAGTATTGTAGGATACATTGCCGGTAATGACATGAGCTGCCGTGATATTGAAGGGGAGAATCCGCTGTATCTGCCACAAGCCAAAATGTGGCGCAACTCCTGCTCCATCGGTCCAGCTATCCGATTGGCAGAAACGGTGCAGAATCCCTACGCATTCAGCATTGTCTGCGAAATTTATCGCGCAGGTGAACTGGTTGTCAAAAGCGAGGCAAACACAAGTGAATTAAACCGTAAGCTGGATGAATTGGTCTCTTTTTTAGCAAGGGACAATGATTTGTTTGACGGGACGGTTCTTTTGACAGGTACAAGTATCGTCCCCCCTAATGAATTTACACTTGAACCTGGAGACCGCATCGAAATATCCATTAGCGATATCGGGACACTCGTGAATTCTGTCATTTCAAACTAA
- a CDS encoding ROK family protein — translation MRKYIIGIDLGGTNIKSSIFTLEFQKIHERSNPTEAAKGPFHVLNRMVDIIQEMLTYEGIQPASILCMGMGIPGLLDPEQGLSIFSPNFPGWDNIHVVNYMKNHFEFPVYIDNDVRVNLYGEWQFGAGTDYKNLILITLGTGLGSGIVNEGKVLYGTTSSAGEIGHMNMYREGRPCRCGSSGCLGRYVSAVGIVKTFTDKLEEGRSSMILEWVGEDWTTITARIISEAYDLGDSLAIEVMHETGKIL, via the coding sequence ATGCGAAAATACATAATCGGAATTGACTTGGGTGGAACCAATATTAAGTCCTCCATTTTCACCCTGGAGTTTCAAAAAATTCACGAAAGAAGCAACCCTACGGAGGCGGCAAAAGGGCCGTTCCATGTATTAAACCGAATGGTAGACATTATTCAAGAAATGCTGACTTATGAGGGAATCCAGCCAGCTTCTATTCTGTGCATGGGTATGGGCATTCCTGGATTATTAGATCCGGAGCAGGGACTATCCATATTTTCACCTAATTTTCCAGGCTGGGATAACATTCATGTCGTGAACTATATGAAAAATCATTTTGAATTTCCTGTTTACATCGACAATGATGTTCGGGTAAATCTGTATGGTGAATGGCAGTTTGGCGCAGGCACCGACTATAAAAACCTGATATTGATAACGTTAGGCACTGGTCTGGGGTCTGGTATTGTCAATGAGGGAAAAGTTCTCTACGGTACTACATCAAGTGCAGGCGAGATCGGACATATGAATATGTACCGGGAGGGTCGGCCTTGTCGTTGTGGAAGTTCGGGCTGTCTGGGGAGATACGTGTCTGCGGTAGGAATCGTCAAAACCTTTACAGACAAGCTTGAGGAAGGCCGATCAAGTATGATTCTGGAATGGGTCGGAGAGGATTGGACGACAATCACTGCCCGTATAATCTCGGAAGCATACGACCTTGGAGATTCACTTGCTATTGAAGTTATGCATGAGACCGGAAAGATTCTCTGA
- a CDS encoding NAD(P)-dependent oxidoreductase, with amino-acid sequence MHPMKVSFIGLGNMGLPMAQNLLNAGHELVIFNRTAEKVEPLLKQGARYAKTPLEAAKESNLVITMLSDDAALKEIVEGPNGVLNGLSENGIHVSASTISVDLARKLSAMHAERQQHFVSATVMGRPDAAKAATLRIILAGPEHARQRVLPMLTTLSQEVFEMGDHGEEGNIVKIGVNFLIASMLEALSEAQLMVEKHGIKPSRYMDVVNALFQSPVYQNYGSIMTEQRFEPAGFKMKLGLKDVALAIEAAKSVQAPLPLGQLIHQHLSEGIFHGYGDLDWTALIRCLEHSS; translated from the coding sequence ATGCACCCAATGAAGGTATCGTTTATTGGACTTGGAAATATGGGACTTCCAATGGCACAAAACCTGTTGAACGCAGGGCATGAATTAGTCATCTTTAATCGGACCGCCGAAAAAGTTGAACCCTTACTAAAACAAGGAGCACGGTATGCCAAAACACCACTTGAAGCAGCGAAAGAAAGCAATCTTGTAATTACAATGTTATCTGATGATGCTGCTTTGAAGGAGATTGTTGAAGGACCCAATGGCGTACTGAACGGATTATCTGAAAATGGAATTCACGTATCTGCCAGTACGATCAGCGTGGATCTGGCTCGGAAATTATCCGCTATGCATGCGGAGAGACAGCAACACTTTGTGTCTGCTACCGTAATGGGGCGCCCGGATGCCGCTAAAGCAGCTACATTGCGTATTATTTTAGCTGGTCCGGAACATGCAAGACAACGAGTTCTTCCCATGTTAACAACACTAAGTCAAGAGGTATTTGAGATGGGGGATCATGGCGAAGAAGGTAACATTGTCAAAATAGGCGTTAACTTTCTAATTGCTTCCATGCTGGAAGCTTTGTCGGAAGCGCAGCTCATGGTTGAAAAGCACGGCATTAAGCCGTCCCGATATATGGATGTTGTGAATGCTCTTTTTCAATCTCCGGTATATCAGAACTATGGATCGATCATGACCGAACAGCGCTTTGAACCAGCCGGTTTTAAAATGAAGCTCGGGTTAAAGGATGTTGCCTTGGCTATCGAAGCAGCAAAGTCCGTACAAGCTCCTTTACCTTTAGGCCAACTTATCCATCAACACCTCTCTGAAGGAATTTTCCATGGTTATGGTGATTTGGATTGGACGGCTTTAATCCGTTGTCTTGAGCATTCCTCTTAA
- a CDS encoding AraC family transcriptional regulator, with protein MNTIFYVEYDATHRNPFLFDIPEGHDCWLLVVTQTPAQFWVGGKLIEYPPHCAVLYPPHQKIYYRSCTEQYVNDWIRFESDEMYVTETSLPKGVPFPLDDPEFCHKLFQLLVAEHSFQKNYRESTIDYLLRTLFNKLLESCVQENIGPQHYPLMKLRTEIHNNPSHPWTVVAMAKTMNISPGYLQFVYKNSFGVSCMDDVIHSRIRLAKEYLRHHQYTVAEIADRCGYRNVEHFCRQFKQMTGVSPKRFINDMKSPADITEWRDKSHSLALSNGHLHIT; from the coding sequence ATGAATACTATTTTTTACGTTGAATATGATGCTACCCATCGCAATCCGTTTCTGTTTGATATTCCTGAAGGTCATGATTGCTGGCTGTTAGTTGTTACGCAGACTCCGGCACAGTTCTGGGTGGGCGGGAAACTGATAGAGTATCCACCTCATTGTGCCGTTCTATATCCACCTCATCAGAAAATATATTACCGCTCTTGTACGGAGCAATATGTGAACGATTGGATTCGTTTTGAAAGTGATGAGATGTATGTAACCGAAACTTCCCTACCAAAGGGCGTACCATTTCCATTAGATGATCCTGAATTTTGTCACAAGCTGTTTCAATTGCTTGTTGCTGAGCATTCTTTCCAGAAAAACTACCGAGAATCAACGATAGATTACTTACTTCGAACGCTGTTCAACAAGCTGTTGGAGTCTTGCGTTCAAGAGAATATTGGCCCGCAGCATTATCCACTGATGAAGCTTCGAACAGAGATTCACAATAATCCGAGTCACCCATGGACAGTTGTTGCCATGGCCAAAACCATGAATATTAGTCCGGGGTACTTACAGTTTGTGTATAAGAACTCCTTTGGGGTGTCGTGTATGGATGATGTAATTCATAGCCGAATTCGGTTAGCTAAAGAGTATCTCAGACATCATCAATATACGGTTGCAGAGATCGCCGACAGGTGCGGGTATCGTAATGTCGAGCATTTTTGCAGGCAATTCAAACAAATGACGGGTGTATCACCTAAGCGATTCATAAACGACATGAAGAGCCCGGCTGACATAACAGAATGGAGAGATAAATCTCACTCTCTCGCTCTGTCCAATGGGCATTTACACATAACTTAG
- a CDS encoding MFS transporter, translating to MKNKWIIYVLALAVFLIGTIEYIITGVIEMIAADLSVSSSEVGLLVTVFALAAAIIAPILIAITINMDRKKLLLSTLIVFIASNGLMLLNLSYETLLWVRIIQGASGGIATVIAMAVSTRLVEKEKRGNAIGIILMGLSSSLVLGVPLGTFFSEMFGWRVLFIFIGLLSVFPLLIIYKKVPAIKEEEKITLRMQLSILKNPLILTALLITLLYIGGYSTLFTYITPFLQATSALTMTEISGVLFLAGICSFVGSKVGGQLADAKGSKFTICLGLLLQGVTLLLFALAGVNLMMLILVLMIFMLATWSISPAQQLYLVTLAPRNPDIALSVNTSFIQFGFALGSGLGGLVISRTSVMYLNWLGFAAVSIALLLAILLFKKSRSRTGTTDPV from the coding sequence GTGAAAAATAAATGGATCATCTATGTCCTCGCATTGGCTGTTTTTCTGATTGGAACTATTGAATACATTATTACGGGAGTCATTGAAATGATCGCCGCAGACTTAAGCGTATCTAGTTCCGAAGTGGGTTTACTGGTAACTGTGTTTGCTCTCGCAGCGGCCATTATCGCCCCGATTCTCATTGCAATTACCATAAATATGGATCGCAAGAAATTACTCTTGTCCACCCTCATTGTGTTTATAGCCAGCAACGGACTTATGCTTTTAAACCTTTCTTACGAAACTTTACTATGGGTTCGAATTATTCAAGGGGCGAGCGGAGGGATCGCTACGGTTATAGCTATGGCCGTATCCACACGACTCGTTGAAAAAGAGAAAAGGGGCAATGCCATCGGCATCATTTTGATGGGGCTAAGCAGTTCGCTAGTGCTCGGTGTCCCATTGGGCACATTTTTTAGTGAAATGTTTGGATGGAGAGTTCTATTTATATTCATCGGATTGTTAAGTGTTTTTCCATTACTTATTATCTACAAAAAGGTTCCGGCAATCAAAGAGGAAGAAAAGATCACCCTCAGAATGCAGCTCTCCATTTTAAAAAATCCACTCATTCTGACTGCCTTGCTTATTACATTATTGTATATAGGCGGCTATTCGACACTGTTCACGTATATTACGCCTTTCTTGCAAGCTACATCCGCTCTTACCATGACCGAGATAAGTGGTGTTCTGTTTCTTGCGGGAATTTGCAGCTTTGTCGGATCAAAAGTGGGCGGACAACTGGCAGATGCAAAGGGATCAAAGTTTACAATTTGTCTAGGCCTTCTGTTACAAGGGGTGACTCTTCTTTTGTTCGCTCTAGCTGGAGTTAATCTTATGATGTTAATCTTGGTTTTAATGATTTTTATGCTAGCGACGTGGAGCATATCTCCGGCCCAGCAACTATATCTGGTTACACTGGCACCTCGTAATCCTGACATTGCCCTTAGCGTAAATACGTCGTTTATCCAATTTGGTTTTGCACTGGGATCTGGATTAGGTGGGCTTGTGATCAGTCGTACATCTGTCATGTATTTGAATTGGTTGGGTTTTGCCGCTGTAAGCATTGCTTTACTTCTTGCCATCTTACTATTTAAGAAATCGAGAAGCAGGACGGGAACGACAGATCCAGTGTAA